The following proteins are co-located in the Frigidibacter mobilis genome:
- the rpsF gene encoding 30S ribosomal protein S6, with amino-acid sequence MPLYEHVLIARQDLSNAQAEGLVEHFSTVLADNGGSVVGSEYWGVKTMAYKINKNRKGHYAFLRTDAPAAAVQEMERLARLHDDVMRVLTIKVDGHDEGPSVQMQRRDDRGDRPDRGDRGDRPDRGDRGDRGGDRGDRGGDRGGDRGGFRR; translated from the coding sequence ATGCCGCTTTACGAGCATGTTCTCATCGCGCGTCAGGATCTGTCCAACGCGCAGGCCGAAGGCCTCGTCGAACACTTCTCGACCGTTCTCGCCGACAATGGCGGATCGGTTGTCGGCTCCGAATACTGGGGCGTGAAGACGATGGCCTACAAGATCAACAAGAACCGCAAGGGCCACTATGCCTTCCTGCGCACCGACGCCCCGGCGGCGGCTGTGCAAGAGATGGAACGCCTGGCCCGTCTGCATGATGACGTGATGCGCGTGCTGACCATCAAGGTCGATGGTCATGACGAAGGTCCGTCGGTGCAGATGCAGCGCCGTGACGACCGGGGCGACCGTCCTGATCGCGGTGACCGGGGCGACCGTCCCGACCGCGGCGATCGCGGTGATCGTGGCGGCGACCGGGGTGACCGGGGCGGCGACCGCGGTGGTGACCGCGGCGGCTTTCGTCGTTGA
- the rpsR gene encoding 30S ribosomal protein S18 has product MANKPFFRRRKVCPFSGDNAPKIDYKDVRLLQRYVSERGKIVPARITAVSAKKQRELARAIKRARFLALLPYAVK; this is encoded by the coding sequence ATGGCCAACAAACCGTTTTTCCGCCGTCGCAAGGTCTGCCCGTTCTCGGGCGACAACGCGCCGAAGATCGACTACAAGGACGTCCGCCTGCTGCAGCGCTATGTTTCCGAGCGCGGCAAGATCGTTCCTGCCCGCATCACCGCCGTTTCGGCCAAGAAGCAGCGTGAGCTGGCCCGTGCGATCAAGCGCGCCCGCTTCCTCGCTTTGCTTCCCTACGCCGTGAAGTAA
- the rplI gene encoding 50S ribosomal protein L9: protein MQVILLQRVAKLGQMGEVVNVKDGYARNFLLPQGKALRANDANIKSFETRKVQLETVNLETRKEAEALAEKLDGQTFVVIRSASDAGALYGSVTPRDAADAATAAGFTVDRKQVVLIRPIKDLGLHDVSVVLHPEVTVTIVMNVARSAEEAELQASGKSIKELAAEAEAAADFEVSELFDEMGAENDFDPRNER from the coding sequence ATGCAAGTCATCCTTCTGCAACGCGTGGCCAAACTTGGCCAGATGGGCGAAGTCGTCAACGTCAAGGACGGCTACGCGCGCAACTTCCTCTTGCCGCAAGGCAAGGCACTGCGTGCGAACGACGCCAACATCAAGTCGTTCGAGACCCGCAAGGTCCAACTCGAGACCGTCAACCTCGAGACCAGGAAAGAAGCCGAGGCGCTGGCTGAAAAGCTGGACGGCCAGACCTTCGTGGTGATTCGCTCGGCATCGGATGCCGGCGCTCTCTACGGTTCGGTCACGCCGCGCGATGCCGCCGATGCCGCGACCGCGGCCGGCTTCACCGTGGACCGCAAGCAGGTCGTGCTGATCCGTCCGATCAAGGATCTTGGTCTGCATGACGTGTCGGTGGTGCTGCACCCCGAAGTGACCGTGACCATCGTCATGAACGTCGCCCGCTCGGCTGAAGAAGCCGAACTGCAGGCCTCGGGCAAGTCGATCAAGGAACTGGCCGCCGAAGCCGAAGCAGCCGCCGATTTCGAAGTTTCGGAACTGTTCGACGAAATGGGCGCCGAGAACGACTTCGACCCGCGCAACGAACGCTGA
- the tig gene encoding trigger factor — MQVTETLKDGLKRGYTITLTAAELETKVTEKLVEAQPEIEMKGFRKGKVPMALLRKQYGQRLMGEAMQDAIDGAMKDHFEATGDRPAMQPKVEMQDGETWKEGDDVTVSMSYDALPEIPELDASAVTLERLVVKADEASVTEALENLAKSSQDFEPRKKTAASQDGDQVVIDFLGKVDGEAFEGGAAEDYPLVLGSGSFIPGFEEQLVGVKAGDEKNVTVTFPAEYGAAHLAGKDAVFECKIKEVKAPKAAEINDELAKKFGADDLDALKAQISERLESEYKGAARAVLKRALLDQLDGLVTFDLPEALVEAEAGQIAHQLWHEENPEVHDHNHGHVEVTDEHKALAVRRVRLGLLLAEIGRKEKIEVTDAEMTQAVLAQARQYPGQERAFFEFVQKNAQVQQQLRAPIFEDKVVDFIVAGAKVTDKEIGKDDLQKAIEALDEI; from the coding sequence ATGCAGGTCACCGAGACCCTGAAAGACGGCCTCAAGCGCGGCTACACCATCACGCTCACTGCCGCCGAGCTGGAAACGAAAGTCACCGAGAAACTCGTCGAGGCACAGCCCGAGATCGAGATGAAGGGCTTTCGCAAAGGCAAGGTGCCGATGGCACTGCTGCGCAAGCAGTATGGGCAGCGTCTGATGGGCGAGGCCATGCAGGATGCCATCGACGGCGCCATGAAGGACCATTTCGAGGCCACCGGCGACCGCCCGGCGATGCAGCCCAAGGTCGAGATGCAGGACGGCGAGACCTGGAAAGAGGGTGACGATGTCACCGTCTCCATGAGCTATGACGCGCTGCCCGAGATCCCGGAGCTGGATGCCTCGGCGGTGACGCTGGAGCGTCTGGTGGTGAAGGCCGATGAGGCCTCGGTGACCGAAGCGCTGGAAAACCTTGCCAAATCCTCGCAGGATTTCGAGCCGCGCAAGAAGACCGCTGCGTCGCAGGATGGCGATCAGGTGGTGATCGACTTCCTCGGCAAGGTCGATGGCGAGGCCTTCGAGGGCGGCGCCGCGGAAGACTACCCGCTGGTTCTGGGCTCCGGCTCGTTCATCCCGGGCTTTGAAGAGCAGTTGGTCGGCGTGAAGGCCGGCGACGAGAAGAACGTGACCGTGACCTTCCCCGCCGAATATGGCGCGGCGCATCTGGCCGGCAAGGACGCCGTGTTCGAATGCAAGATCAAGGAGGTCAAGGCGCCGAAAGCCGCCGAGATCAATGACGAGCTGGCCAAGAAATTCGGCGCCGACGATCTGGACGCACTGAAGGCCCAGATCAGCGAGCGGCTGGAGTCGGAATACAAGGGCGCTGCCCGTGCCGTGCTGAAACGCGCGCTGCTGGACCAGCTCGATGGCCTCGTGACCTTCGATCTGCCCGAAGCGCTGGTCGAGGCCGAAGCCGGCCAGATCGCCCACCAGCTCTGGCACGAAGAGAACCCCGAAGTGCATGACCACAACCACGGCCATGTCGAGGTGACGGACGAGCACAAGGCGCTTGCCGTGCGCCGCGTGCGCCTTGGCCTGCTGCTGGCCGAGATCGGTCGCAAAGAGAAGATCGAAGTGACCGATGCCGAGATGACCCAGGCGGTTCTGGCGCAGGCGCGGCAATATCCGGGGCAGGAGCGCGCGTTCTTCGAATTCGTGCAGAAGAACGCCCAGGTGCAGCAGCAGCTGCGCGCCCCGATCTTCGAAGACAAGGTCGTGGACTTCATCGTTGCCGGGGCCAAGGTCACCGACAAGGAGATCGGCAAGGACGACCTGCAAAAGGCCATCGAGGCGCTGGACGAGATCTGA